One Antiquaquibacter oligotrophicus genomic region harbors:
- a CDS encoding purine-cytosine permease family protein — protein MERDDEVNEETSHEPPFVTPGPRRATFTPPSAEDAALHDDDELASALAADFGRFAPPTAPTAPVATPRTTEPPAPPLVTSIPPLNPSPETASTPVPGGSIFAPRTPSYPGATTSPEPLAVGEPTPAVPEPAVPAPAEAAPAEPEVVAEPAFAEREVAEPDVVEPDVVEPNVLEPDVVEPTVSEPEAPGPEPEPEPDAPQSGAVLGESTTATPENSVPEGQPSPADILSATPVASAAPPDPSMVASDVPPPAPWSSLPAPDPTQAVALDGPPGPPTRRSLRDEELLALADAGDAGAAIEQLETQLRLREQEAREFSSWESTMLALGTPDALAAVDRARGEFTDVVAPAHHAPTPVQEQAEVEPPAAAAADEPVDIGEPIVDEDPSEVNAPTPVEDSSLFPEEPLAPAAEAGAGAGLPVVVDEPVESPVDDEGSLAGDTPGDVPEQSADAAAVVAEPEPSADGVVQSAPGLWVGPAPVTETTSPEQNDSASESESTPEAAEPEPEPELEPEPEPEPEPEPEPEPEVEAEAELQPEPVAAALPAWEVPPPSDTWSPGPETGIVDVPAAGENPAPVEQSRDETVDLSDEPEPIEADAPVATESVDDDSPSIESSTVDSSTVESSTVESGPEEIPELVDPSVPMSPTPPPAYAGEVVDAEVIDSAGSDGPTVDADVIDAEIVDAEIVDESAPAQNRATFVAPAAGAATAFDDLLAGAEAAPAVSPEATVAAPAAAFPEALFLPVSAGESVPTETGSVAIVEPAFEEELEDDVDETDRIPVAGAAGAVIPPPVSPPSGPIATVRIPEDHVVIMDPEPVAAPAFAIERVSVEPTPTDRRVGHAARMFWLWFAANSSVISLALGATVFAVGLSLRQSVVAILAGVALSFLPLGLTTLAGKRSGQPTMIISRASFGHFGNIVPATIALVGRVFWGAVLLWLAASSVAAVLATGESAALGELPLLLITLGVGFAFVFVVALFGYSLFARVQLVLSILAAILVVGFIVLTAGEVNVSAALTVPDSSWLGVVTGAVLVFSLIGLVWANSGSDLARYQRPGSSSGGGMLWATFGATVPSFLLISYGALLAASNPAIASGLVESPIETLALMLPSWYPAPLIAAVTLSLLSGVIITVYSGAFALQSMGVRTTRPVSVIIVGAILLILALVFSLAVPGGFSEILRDAATTLAVPTAAWAGIFAAETMIRNRTFEADSLVSRGGVYADWRWVNLIGFVVLTAVGFGLTTATVPWLSWQGYLFTALGVPLTDPLAATDAGVLIALVLGILLPIVAGVPAIRRQEELRTPEELRAVALAAQQLSTAPVPTAGPAVASPPSTPLPRP, from the coding sequence ATGGAACGTGACGACGAGGTTAACGAAGAGACCTCACATGAACCACCCTTCGTCACCCCGGGGCCGCGCCGGGCGACATTCACGCCCCCCTCTGCTGAGGACGCGGCGCTGCACGATGATGACGAACTCGCCTCGGCTCTCGCCGCAGACTTCGGCCGATTTGCGCCTCCCACGGCTCCCACGGCTCCCGTGGCCACGCCGCGCACCACTGAGCCACCTGCGCCGCCGCTCGTCACCTCAATCCCACCGCTGAACCCCAGCCCGGAGACAGCGTCGACCCCCGTTCCCGGTGGGTCGATCTTCGCTCCCCGCACGCCGTCCTATCCCGGCGCGACTACCTCACCCGAGCCTCTGGCCGTTGGCGAGCCAACACCTGCAGTCCCCGAGCCTGCAGTGCCCGCCCCTGCCGAGGCCGCTCCCGCCGAGCCGGAGGTTGTCGCTGAGCCGGCGTTCGCCGAGCGCGAGGTCGCCGAGCCGGACGTTGTCGAGCCGGACGTTGTCGAGCCGAATGTTCTTGAGCCAGACGTTGTCGAGCCAACCGTTTCCGAGCCCGAAGCGCCCGGGCCCGAGCCCGAACCCGAACCCGACGCGCCGCAGAGCGGCGCGGTGCTCGGCGAGTCGACCACCGCAACGCCCGAAAACTCTGTTCCCGAGGGCCAGCCCTCACCCGCGGACATTCTTTCGGCAACTCCCGTGGCCTCCGCCGCACCGCCGGACCCGTCCATGGTGGCTTCGGATGTCCCTCCGCCCGCACCGTGGAGCAGCCTCCCCGCACCCGATCCGACCCAGGCCGTCGCGCTCGACGGCCCTCCCGGTCCACCTACGCGCCGCTCGCTGAGGGACGAGGAACTGCTCGCGTTGGCGGACGCGGGCGACGCGGGCGCGGCCATCGAGCAGCTCGAAACCCAATTGCGCCTTCGCGAGCAGGAGGCCCGTGAGTTCAGTTCGTGGGAGTCCACGATGCTCGCACTCGGCACACCGGATGCATTGGCCGCGGTCGATCGAGCGCGCGGAGAGTTCACGGACGTGGTTGCTCCCGCCCATCATGCTCCAACGCCGGTGCAAGAGCAGGCCGAAGTCGAGCCTCCGGCCGCAGCTGCAGCTGACGAGCCGGTTGACATCGGAGAGCCGATCGTTGATGAGGATCCGAGTGAAGTAAACGCTCCGACTCCTGTGGAGGATTCGTCTCTTTTCCCCGAGGAGCCACTCGCGCCTGCCGCCGAGGCAGGCGCCGGAGCGGGTCTGCCCGTTGTAGTCGACGAGCCTGTCGAATCCCCGGTTGACGATGAGGGGTCGCTCGCCGGTGACACGCCGGGCGACGTGCCAGAGCAATCGGCGGACGCGGCAGCAGTCGTGGCCGAACCCGAACCATCGGCCGACGGTGTGGTTCAGTCTGCGCCGGGATTGTGGGTAGGCCCGGCACCGGTGACGGAGACGACGTCGCCCGAACAGAATGATTCGGCGTCCGAATCTGAGTCAACCCCCGAGGCTGCAGAGCCGGAGCCAGAGCCCGAGCTGGAGCCAGAGCCAGAGCCAGAGCCAGAGCCAGAGCCAGAGCCAGAGCCAGAGGTAGAGGCAGAGGCAGAGCTGCAGCCTGAGCCCGTAGCCGCAGCGTTGCCGGCCTGGGAGGTTCCGCCGCCCAGCGACACGTGGTCGCCCGGCCCCGAAACGGGGATCGTCGATGTGCCGGCCGCGGGGGAGAACCCCGCACCGGTCGAACAGTCTCGCGATGAGACGGTTGACCTCTCCGACGAGCCCGAGCCCATCGAAGCGGACGCCCCAGTAGCCACGGAATCCGTCGACGATGACTCGCCATCGATCGAGTCGTCCACCGTTGATTCGTCCACCGTCGAGTCGTCAACCGTCGAGTCGGGGCCCGAAGAGATACCCGAACTCGTCGACCCCTCGGTCCCGATGTCGCCGACTCCTCCGCCCGCGTACGCGGGTGAGGTTGTCGACGCGGAAGTGATTGATTCCGCGGGGAGTGACGGACCGACCGTTGACGCGGACGTCATCGACGCAGAGATTGTCGACGCAGAGATCGTCGACGAGTCCGCGCCCGCACAGAACAGGGCAACGTTTGTGGCCCCAGCGGCAGGCGCTGCAACGGCGTTCGACGACCTCCTCGCCGGCGCCGAAGCTGCGCCAGCGGTGAGCCCCGAGGCGACCGTTGCAGCGCCTGCTGCCGCGTTTCCCGAAGCGTTGTTCCTGCCCGTATCGGCTGGTGAGTCTGTACCCACCGAGACCGGTTCTGTCGCCATCGTTGAGCCCGCCTTCGAGGAGGAACTCGAAGACGATGTGGACGAGACCGACCGCATCCCGGTCGCGGGAGCAGCGGGTGCCGTCATCCCGCCCCCCGTGTCGCCACCATCGGGCCCTATCGCGACCGTGCGCATCCCCGAGGACCACGTCGTCATCATGGATCCCGAGCCGGTTGCAGCACCCGCCTTCGCAATCGAACGAGTCTCCGTCGAACCGACTCCGACGGACCGACGCGTCGGACACGCGGCGCGCATGTTCTGGCTTTGGTTTGCTGCCAACTCCTCCGTCATCAGTCTCGCCCTCGGCGCCACCGTGTTCGCCGTGGGCCTGAGTCTCCGGCAATCGGTTGTCGCGATCCTTGCGGGTGTGGCCCTGTCCTTCCTTCCGCTGGGTCTCACCACCCTCGCGGGCAAGCGCAGCGGTCAGCCGACCATGATCATTTCGCGTGCGTCGTTTGGTCACTTCGGCAACATCGTGCCGGCGACGATAGCGCTGGTCGGTCGTGTCTTCTGGGGCGCGGTGCTCCTCTGGCTTGCGGCCTCCTCGGTTGCAGCCGTTCTCGCGACGGGCGAGAGCGCCGCGCTGGGCGAGCTTCCGCTTCTCCTCATCACACTCGGCGTGGGCTTCGCTTTCGTGTTTGTGGTCGCGCTTTTCGGTTACTCGCTTTTCGCCCGGGTCCAGCTCGTGCTGAGCATCCTTGCCGCGATCCTTGTGGTCGGTTTCATCGTCCTGACCGCCGGCGAGGTCAACGTGAGTGCAGCGCTCACGGTGCCCGACTCGTCCTGGCTTGGCGTTGTCACCGGCGCTGTTCTGGTCTTCAGCCTCATCGGTCTCGTATGGGCCAACAGCGGGTCGGATCTGGCGCGTTACCAGCGACCGGGTTCGAGCAGCGGAGGCGGGATGCTGTGGGCAACGTTCGGTGCGACGGTTCCGAGCTTCCTCCTGATCTCGTATGGTGCGCTCCTCGCGGCGTCGAACCCGGCGATCGCGTCGGGACTCGTCGAGTCGCCCATCGAGACCCTCGCGCTCATGCTTCCCTCGTGGTACCCCGCCCCCTTGATCGCTGCCGTGACCCTGAGTTTGCTGTCCGGCGTCATCATCACGGTGTACTCGGGTGCTTTTGCCCTCCAGTCGATGGGAGTGAGAACAACCCGTCCCGTCTCCGTCATCATCGTCGGAGCAATCCTGTTGATTCTCGCGCTCGTCTTCTCGCTAGCGGTGCCGGGCGGATTCTCCGAGATCCTTCGGGATGCCGCGACAACACTTGCCGTTCCGACCGCGGCCTGGGCGGGCATCTTCGCGGCGGAGACAATGATCCGAAACCGCACGTTCGAGGCCGACTCTCTCGTCTCGCGGGGAGGGGTCTACGCGGACTGGCGCTGGGTCAATCTGATCGGGTTCGTTGTACTCACGGCGGTCGGCTTTGGCCTGACGACGGCGACGGTACCGTGGCTCTCCTGGCAGGGCTACCTCTTCACGGCGCTCGGTGTTCCACTCACCGACCCGCTCGCGGCAACGGATGCCGGTGTGCTCATTGCCCTCGTGCTGGGTATCCTGCTCCCGATCGTCGCTGGTGTTCCGGCCATCCGTCGCCAGGAAGAACTCCGCACGCCCGAAGAACTGCGCGCGGTCGCTCTCGCGGCGCAGCAGCTCTCGACGGCCCCGGTGCCGACGGCAGGTCCCGCCGTCGCTTCGCCGCCGTCGACGCCACTTCCTCGACCGTAA
- a CDS encoding Nif3-like dinuclear metal center hexameric protein: protein MSTTLADVLDAVERLWPVSGAESWDAVGLISGDPRMPVSSIHLAVDAATDTVDEAIEQGSDVLLVHHPLLLRGVTSVAADRYKGAVLTRLIKADCALIAAHTNADIVENGTSGTLASRLGLLDVRPIIPSTDPQRGLGRIGRFERPVALGTVARALGEVLPATATGIRVAGDFDAPISSVALCAGAGDSLLSHPDVLAADVYITSDLRHHPASEARENARVAAGPALVDVSHWASEWLWLDSAAEDLARELPALRISVSDLRTDPWDFVVTQ, encoded by the coding sequence GTGTCCACCACACTCGCCGACGTTCTCGATGCCGTCGAACGTCTCTGGCCGGTCTCGGGCGCTGAGTCCTGGGACGCGGTCGGTCTCATCAGCGGCGACCCCCGGATGCCCGTCTCGTCGATCCACCTTGCTGTGGATGCCGCCACGGACACCGTCGATGAGGCGATCGAGCAGGGTAGCGATGTGCTGCTTGTGCATCATCCGCTGCTTCTTCGGGGTGTCACCTCTGTCGCGGCAGACCGCTATAAGGGTGCCGTGCTCACGCGCCTCATCAAGGCGGACTGCGCCCTCATTGCCGCGCACACCAACGCCGACATTGTGGAAAACGGAACGTCAGGAACACTCGCGTCGCGACTGGGGCTTCTCGACGTTCGCCCCATCATCCCCTCCACTGATCCGCAGCGCGGCCTGGGACGTATCGGTAGGTTCGAACGGCCCGTGGCCCTGGGGACCGTTGCGAGAGCCCTGGGCGAGGTGTTGCCCGCCACAGCGACGGGAATACGGGTTGCCGGGGACTTCGACGCCCCCATTTCATCGGTGGCGCTGTGCGCGGGGGCGGGCGATTCGCTCCTGTCGCACCCGGATGTGCTGGCGGCCGACGTCTACATCACATCGGACCTGCGCCACCACCCAGCCTCGGAAGCGCGCGAGAATGCGCGCGTCGCCGCCGGACCCGCTCTCGTCGACGTCTCGCATTGGGCTAGCGAGTGGCTGTGGCTGGACTCTGCGGCCGAGGATCTGGCCCGCGAACTGCCCGCTCTGCGGATCAGCGTCAGCGATCTCCGCACCGACCCGTGGGACTTCGTCGTCACGCAATGA
- a CDS encoding zinc ribbon domain-containing protein, whose amino-acid sequence MALKAAPEKQALLLDLQALDTRIAQLDHRAKSLPERAALEELQSSATALRSTLAEVTGVAENTQLELKRLEADVKVVEDRIARDADRLQGSSSVKDVAALEQELAALRARLNDLEEIELAVMERLEGEQEEVASVREQLDEISANITHTEASRDSALASISGDRDAALAARADLAGRIPEDLLALYEKQRSRYGTGASLLQRGVSQASGVALLEDELQSIRSAAPDDVLICPSSDAILVRTDESGL is encoded by the coding sequence ATGGCACTCAAAGCCGCACCGGAGAAGCAGGCGCTCCTGCTCGACCTTCAGGCGTTGGACACGCGCATTGCTCAGCTCGATCACCGGGCTAAGTCCCTCCCGGAGCGCGCCGCGCTCGAGGAGCTCCAGTCTTCGGCCACGGCCCTGCGCTCCACCCTCGCGGAGGTGACCGGTGTCGCCGAAAACACGCAGCTCGAACTGAAGCGCCTCGAGGCGGATGTGAAAGTGGTCGAGGACCGGATTGCCCGTGATGCCGATCGACTGCAGGGCAGTTCGTCGGTCAAGGATGTCGCGGCTCTCGAGCAGGAATTGGCCGCTCTTCGCGCGCGGTTGAACGATCTCGAGGAGATCGAACTCGCCGTGATGGAGCGCCTTGAGGGCGAGCAGGAGGAGGTCGCATCCGTTCGCGAACAACTCGACGAGATCTCGGCGAACATCACCCACACCGAGGCGTCGCGGGATTCCGCGCTCGCGTCCATCTCCGGTGACCGGGATGCCGCTCTCGCGGCACGGGCGGACCTCGCTGGCCGTATCCCGGAGGATCTGCTGGCCCTGTACGAAAAGCAACGCTCACGCTACGGGACGGGCGCGTCCCTGCTCCAGCGTGGCGTGTCGCAAGCATCCGGTGTCGCCCTCCTCGAGGACGAACTGCAGTCGATCCGTTCCGCAGCTCCTGACGACGTGCTGATCTGCCCGTCGAGTGATGCAATCCTCGTGCGCACCGACGAGTCGGGCCTGTAG
- a CDS encoding reverse transcriptase-like protein, with protein MARVLIVEADGGSRGNPGPSGSGAVVIDGSTGEILAEIGLFGGVASNNVAEYKGMIAGVKRAIEIDPDAELHVRMDSKLVVEQMSGRWKIKHPDMAELAAQAREALIGTPVRFEWIPRLENSRADKLANLAMDMQADFSRPE; from the coding sequence GTGGCTCGCGTTCTGATCGTCGAGGCCGACGGAGGCTCGCGCGGTAACCCGGGTCCGTCCGGCAGCGGCGCAGTAGTAATCGACGGCAGTACCGGGGAGATCCTCGCCGAGATCGGTCTCTTCGGCGGGGTCGCCTCCAACAACGTCGCGGAGTACAAGGGCATGATCGCCGGCGTGAAGCGGGCGATCGAGATCGATCCGGATGCCGAACTCCACGTACGAATGGACTCCAAACTCGTCGTCGAGCAGATGTCGGGGCGCTGGAAGATCAAGCATCCCGATATGGCCGAACTCGCGGCGCAAGCCCGAGAGGCACTCATCGGCACACCCGTCCGCTTCGAATGGATTCCGCGGCTCGAGAATTCGCGCGCCGACAAGCTCGCCAACCTTGCCATGGACATGCAGGCGGACTTCTCGCGCCCCGAGTAG
- a CDS encoding methyltransferase, whose product MDADHHGVAEIARLLRAAGCVFAEREAAILLSSARNVRELERMTGERASGTPLEHVVGWAAFAGIRIPVDLGVFVPRPRTELLVRRALRRVSRGGALVDVCTGTGVVASAIASRVPVAVAATDVDSTATANARRTLSGYDAVVVTCSLFDGLPTSWRGRADIITMVAPYVPHDEIDLLPREARDFEASVALDGGADGLDIVRAALDGVHAWLAPGGSFLTEVAEHQAPLVVSAVEAAGLRSSVSVDNGACVVEGTLPTLG is encoded by the coding sequence TTGGACGCTGACCATCACGGAGTAGCCGAGATCGCTCGGCTGCTCCGCGCGGCGGGGTGTGTCTTCGCGGAACGCGAGGCCGCGATCCTGTTGTCCTCTGCGCGCAATGTGCGTGAACTCGAACGGATGACGGGGGAGCGGGCATCCGGCACCCCACTCGAACACGTGGTGGGGTGGGCCGCCTTCGCGGGTATTCGGATTCCCGTCGACCTCGGTGTTTTTGTGCCAAGACCGCGCACCGAGTTGCTCGTTCGGCGCGCCCTTCGTCGGGTGTCGCGCGGGGGAGCGCTCGTCGACGTGTGCACAGGAACGGGGGTCGTGGCCTCCGCGATCGCCTCACGCGTGCCGGTCGCGGTGGCGGCTACCGATGTTGATTCGACCGCGACGGCCAACGCCCGCCGCACGCTGAGTGGATATGACGCGGTCGTCGTGACGTGTTCGCTCTTCGACGGTCTCCCCACCTCCTGGCGGGGGCGCGCTGACATCATCACGATGGTGGCGCCGTACGTGCCCCACGACGAGATCGATCTGCTTCCGCGTGAGGCACGCGACTTCGAAGCGTCTGTTGCGCTCGACGGTGGTGCCGACGGACTCGACATCGTTCGGGCGGCGCTGGACGGCGTTCACGCGTGGCTTGCCCCTGGGGGGTCGTTCCTCACGGAGGTAGCGGAGCACCAGGCGCCGCTCGTCGTGAGCGCCGTCGAGGCGGCGGGGTTGCGTTCGAGTGTGTCCGTCGACAACGGTGCGTGTGTCGTCGAGGGAACGCTACCGACTCTGGGATGA
- the ppgK gene encoding polyphosphate--glucose phosphotransferase, which translates to MTTALGVDIGGTGIKAAIVDIDTGELVSERVKLATPPGGEPDDIVATVVKLIEQLGGLDDDVPVGVCFPAIVKNGRTMSAANVSHSWIGLEAEALFEKAIGRDIHFVNDADAAGFAEVRYGAAKGVPGLVLLTTLGTGIGSALIYNGVLIPNSELGHLMIGGRDAEKRASNAARERGRLSWKSWAKRLQRYYSHLERLFSPDLFVVGGGVSKSYQEFLPLLKLSTPIVPAVQRNNAGILGAAALAVRPPENLAESSQSR; encoded by the coding sequence ATGACCACCGCACTCGGCGTCGATATTGGCGGAACGGGAATCAAGGCTGCGATTGTCGACATCGACACCGGCGAACTCGTGAGTGAGCGCGTTAAGCTCGCCACTCCTCCCGGCGGTGAACCCGACGATATTGTCGCCACCGTGGTGAAGCTCATCGAGCAGCTGGGCGGCCTGGACGACGACGTCCCCGTCGGTGTGTGTTTCCCCGCGATTGTCAAAAACGGACGCACGATGTCGGCCGCGAACGTCTCGCACTCGTGGATTGGGCTCGAGGCCGAGGCTCTCTTCGAGAAGGCCATCGGCCGCGACATCCATTTCGTGAATGATGCGGATGCCGCGGGCTTCGCCGAGGTCCGCTACGGCGCTGCGAAGGGTGTTCCCGGTCTCGTCCTGCTCACGACCCTCGGCACGGGAATCGGGAGCGCGCTCATCTACAACGGCGTGCTCATCCCCAACTCCGAACTCGGACACCTCATGATCGGCGGGCGCGACGCCGAAAAGCGCGCCTCGAACGCGGCGCGCGAGCGCGGCCGCCTCAGTTGGAAGTCCTGGGCTAAACGCCTGCAGCGTTACTACTCGCACCTCGAGCGTCTCTTTTCACCGGACCTTTTTGTGGTCGGTGGCGGTGTCTCCAAGAGCTACCAGGAGTTTCTGCCCCTTCTGAAGCTGTCGACACCGATCGTTCCCGCGGTCCAACGCAACAACGCCGGAATCCTCGGCGCGGCAGCACTCGCCGTGCGACCGCCAGAGAATCTCGCCGAGTCATCCCAGAGTCGGTAG
- the map gene encoding type I methionyl aminopeptidase, which translates to MPRDAQGHLVAGSVSPRRAVPDSIVRPEYVGRSAPAPYDGNDVYSSEEIELIRESGRIAARAVELVGEAITPGVRTDQLDVIAHEYIIGEGAYPSTVGYRGFPKAVCTSINEVVCHGIPDDTVLVEGDLINIDITAYKNGVHGDLSKTFIVGEGAPEVVDLVDRTREALNRGIKAVAPGRQINVIGRAIESYARRFGYGVVRDFTGHGVGRAFHSGLIVPHYDAAPDFDRVMEVGMVFTIEPMLTMGTPDSPGTIAWDLWPDDWTVTTRDKSITAQFEHTLVVTERGADILTLP; encoded by the coding sequence ATGCCCCGCGATGCACAAGGACATTTGGTTGCGGGGTCGGTTTCCCCTCGTCGTGCCGTGCCAGATTCCATCGTGCGGCCCGAATACGTCGGCCGCTCGGCCCCGGCCCCGTATGACGGTAACGACGTGTACTCCTCGGAGGAAATCGAACTCATTCGGGAGTCCGGTCGTATTGCCGCCCGCGCCGTAGAGCTCGTCGGCGAGGCCATCACGCCTGGGGTTCGCACGGACCAACTCGACGTCATCGCTCACGAATACATCATTGGCGAGGGCGCATACCCGTCGACGGTCGGCTATCGCGGGTTTCCCAAGGCGGTGTGCACGAGCATCAACGAGGTCGTGTGTCACGGCATCCCCGACGACACCGTGCTTGTCGAGGGTGACCTCATCAACATCGACATCACCGCGTACAAGAACGGTGTTCACGGCGATTTGAGCAAGACCTTCATCGTCGGCGAGGGGGCACCGGAGGTCGTCGACCTCGTCGACCGCACTCGTGAAGCACTCAATCGCGGTATCAAGGCGGTTGCCCCGGGGCGCCAGATCAACGTCATCGGGCGCGCCATCGAGTCCTACGCGCGACGATTTGGCTACGGTGTCGTCCGGGATTTCACGGGACACGGAGTGGGCAGGGCCTTCCACTCCGGGCTCATCGTGCCCCACTACGACGCCGCCCCCGACTTCGATCGAGTGATGGAAGTCGGCATGGTCTTCACCATCGAGCCGATGCTCACCATGGGCACCCCAGACTCGCCGGGCACCATCGCGTGGGACCTGTGGCCGGACGATTGGACCGTGACCACCCGCGACAAATCCATCACGGCCCAGTTCGAGCACACCCTCGTCGTCACGGAGCGCGGCGCAGACATCCTCACCCTCCCCTAA
- a CDS encoding methionine aminopeptidase: MADWWYNHVTGEVEEGPQSLGSERDGPFATREEAARAPEIIAERARKWAAEDAAES; encoded by the coding sequence ATGGCCGATTGGTGGTACAACCACGTGACTGGCGAGGTCGAGGAGGGTCCGCAGTCCCTCGGAAGTGAGCGCGATGGCCCGTTCGCGACACGCGAGGAAGCCGCGCGTGCGCCGGAGATCATCGCCGAGCGTGCCCGAAAGTGGGCGGCAGAGGACGCGGCAGAGTCCTGA
- a CDS encoding SDR family NAD(P)-dependent oxidoreductase — protein MRHNERVIVVTGGGSGIGAATVRRLSQEGAVVMSLDLDETRAAASEPALALACDVTDEASVIAALDATIERLGRLDGAVMNAGIALEIPLVETSIEQWNRVIGVNLTGAFLVAKHAVSRMSGGGALVFHASMSGLVATADEPAYCASKAGVIGLSRAIAVDYAKAGIRSNAVCPGVVDTPMTREQFAPHPEFRDAVEQMHPAGRFARPEEIAAATAYLLSDDASFVTGTELIVDGGYTAR, from the coding sequence GTGCGGCATAACGAACGAGTGATCGTGGTCACCGGCGGTGGATCGGGCATTGGTGCGGCAACCGTGCGGAGGCTTTCGCAGGAGGGTGCCGTTGTAATGTCCCTCGACCTCGACGAAACGCGAGCGGCGGCATCCGAACCGGCCCTGGCCCTCGCGTGCGATGTCACTGACGAAGCGAGTGTGATCGCGGCGCTGGACGCCACGATCGAGCGCCTCGGCCGCCTCGACGGTGCGGTCATGAACGCGGGAATCGCCCTCGAGATACCCCTCGTCGAGACGAGCATCGAGCAGTGGAATCGAGTTATCGGTGTCAACCTCACCGGCGCTTTCCTGGTCGCCAAGCACGCCGTGTCGCGGATGTCGGGCGGCGGCGCGCTGGTCTTTCACGCGTCGATGTCGGGGCTTGTCGCGACAGCCGACGAGCCGGCGTACTGCGCCAGCAAGGCGGGTGTGATCGGTCTGTCGAGGGCCATCGCCGTGGATTACGCGAAGGCGGGCATCCGGTCCAATGCGGTGTGCCCGGGAGTCGTCGACACTCCCATGACACGTGAGCAGTTTGCGCCCCATCCCGAGTTTCGCGATGCCGTGGAGCAGATGCATCCGGCGGGTCGCTTCGCGCGACCGGAGGAGATTGCGGCAGCGACCGCCTATCTGCTCTCCGACGACGCGAGTTTCGTGACGGGGACCGAACTCATAGTCGACGGCGGCTACACCGCGCGCTGA